From Apium graveolens cultivar Ventura chromosome 9, ASM990537v1, whole genome shotgun sequence, the proteins below share one genomic window:
- the LOC141684743 gene encoding methylmalonate-semialdehyde dehydrogenase [acylating], mitochondrial, whose protein sequence is MFQVSIRRVKALKGLSPQIYALQSSHLSTSAEPSFKHGNSLRVPNLVGGSFIDSQSVGSVDVLNPATQEVVSQVPLTTNEEFKAAVSSAKQAFPAWRNTPITTRQRVMLKLQELIRRDMDKLAMNITTEQGKTLKDAQGDVFRGLEVVEHACGMATLQMGEYVPNVSSGIDTYSLREPLGVCAGICPFNFPAMIPLWMFPVAVTCGNTFILKPSEKDPGASMILAELAMEAGIPDGVLNIVHGTNDIVNAICDDEDIRAISFVGSNTAGMHIYSRASAKGKRVQSNMGAKNHGVVMPDANVDATLNALVAAGFGAAGQRCMALSTVVFVGDSKKWEDKIVERARTLKVNVGTDPDADLGPVISKQAKERILNLVEDGVKSGAKLLLDGRNIKVPGYEQGNFIGPTILSGVTADMECYKEEIFGPVLLCMQADSLEEAISIVNRNKYGNGAAIFTQSGVAARKFQTDIEAGQIGINVPIPVPLPFFSFTGSKASFAGDLNFYGKAGVNFYTQIKTVTQQWKDLPSGSGVSLAMPTSQKQ, encoded by the exons ATGTTTCAAGTTTCAATCAGAAGAG TTAAAGCATTAAAGGGTTTGAGCCCACAAATCTATGCTCTTCAAAGCTCTCATCTTTCTACTTCTGCTGAGCCATCTTTCAAGCATGGCAATTCTTTA AGGGTCCCAAATCTTGTTGGCGGTAGTTTTATCGATTCACAGTCAGTGGGATCTGTTGATGTTTTGAATCCG GCAACACAAGAAGTTGTTTCTCAAGTACCTTTAACTACAAATGAAGAATTTAAGGCTGCAGTTTCTTCAGCGAAACAAGCTTTTCCAGCTTGGCGTAACACTCCAATTACCACCCGCCAACGAGTCATGTTAAAATTGCAAGAACTTATTCGGAGAGACATG GATAAACTTGCTATGAACATTACCACAGAACAAGGAAAGACATTAAAGGATGCGCAGGGAGATGTATTCCGCGGACTAG AGGTGGTGGAACATGCTTGTGGGATGGCAACTTTGCAAATGGGCGAGTATGTACCCAATGTCTCCAGTGGAATTGATACCTATAGCCTCAGAGAGCCTCTTGGTGTTTGCGCAGGGATATGTCCCTTCAACTTCCCTGCAATGATTCCTTTGTGG ATGTTCCCTGTTGCAGTCACATGTGGTAATACCTTTATCCTAAAGCCATCGGAGAAAGATCCAG GTGCTTCTATGATACTTGCGGAGTTAGCAATGGAGGCTGGTATACCTGACGGTGTACTAAACATTGTCCACGGAACCAAT GATATTGTTAATGCCATCTGTGATGATGAAGATATCAGGGCTATATCATTTGTTGGTTCAAATACT GCTGGAATGCATATTTATTCAAGAGCATCAGCTAAAGGGAAACGTGTTCAG TCAAATATGGGAGCCAAAAATCATGGTGTAGTTATGCCTGATGCCAACGTTGATGCTACATTAAATGCTCTTGTTGCTGCTGGTTTTGGAGCTGCAGGACAACGGTGCATGGCTTTGAGCACAGTGGTCTTTGTCGGAGATTCAAAAAAATG GGAAGATAAAATAGTAGAGCGCGCTAGAACACTGAAGGTAAATGTCGGAACTGATCCAGATGCAGACCTCGGTCCAGTAATTAGCAAACAG GCAAAAGAACGGATCTTGAATTTGGTTGAAGATGGCGTCAAGAGTGGTGCCAAATTATTACTTGATGGCAGAAATATTAAG GTTCCAGGatatgaacaaggaaattttatTGGTCCAACAATCTTGTCTGGTGTGACCGCTGATATGGAATGTTACAAG GAGGAAATCTTTGGCCCAGTTCTTCTTTGCATGCAG GCTGACAGCTTAGAAGAGGCCATAAGCATCGTCAACAGAAATAA ATATGGCAATGGAGCTGCTATATTTACACAATCTGGTGTGGCTGCTAGAAAGTTCCAAACTGATATAGAGGCAGGACAG ATTGGCATCAATGTACCAATTCCGGTGCCTCTCCCCTTCTTTTCGTTTACCGGTTCCAAGGCATCTTTTGCAGGCGACCTAAATTTCTACG GCAAGGCTGGAGTCAATTTTTACACCCAGATCAAGACTGTGACACAGCAATGGAAGGATTTACCAAGTGGTTCTGGAGTTTCGTTGGCAATGCCAACTTCACAGAAGCAATAG
- the LOC141683767 gene encoding uncharacterized protein LOC141683767 isoform X4, translated as MTNEFSTRDNRVVMKIAIGSRLLLLTLIVFWRSLVSPYDTSASINPSCLSSPNNQSYIVKFPYIASVIEDSIVWDGVYYVRTAQCGYEYEQSYAFWPLLPFCIFVLSKSVFAPLVPLVGYRAVLGLSGYVLNNMAFVFAATYFHRLSVIVLKDKVAAMRASTLFCFNPASIFFSSIYSESLYALLSIGGLCHLMSGAKNLSTLWLALSVLARSNGVLNAGYIGFQMMHQAYDAAFYKKRFYLAVQILLAGAFRCLCICLPLFIFQAYGYFNICHGRSADEQRPWCKNRVPMVYNFIQSYYWGVGFLKYFKVKQLPNFLLAAPILSLALASIIYYVKLRYVIFITLGFRGFKAPPVDKSSSPFQLYSELDTLSRNSNITSGNTSKITQGNDRKHPKVAINDGQYRKIDSLDNGLIWLCAS; from the exons AAATTGCAATTGGATCAAGATTGTTATTATTGACCCTTATTGTTTTTTGGCGGTCTCTTGTCTCTCCGTACGATACATCTGCATCTATAAATCCTAGTTGCCTTTCTTCACCAAACAATCAATCATATATTGTCAAATTTCCGTACATTGCTTCGGTAATTGAAGATAGCATTGTTTGGGATGGCGTTTACTATGTTCGTACCGCGCAGTGTGGTTACGAATACGAGCAGTCTTATGCCTTCTGGCCATTGCTTCCTTTCTGCATTTTCGTGTTATCGAAAAGTG TTTTTGCTCCCTTAGTTCCACTTGTTGGATACAGGGCTGTGCTTGGCTTATCGGGTTATGTACTTAATAACATGGCATTTGTATTTGCGGCAACATATTTTCATAG GTTGTCAGTTATTGTGTTGAAGGATAAGGTGGCAGCAATGAGGGCATCAACATTGTTTTGCTTCAATCCAGCTTCCATATTTTTCTCATCAAT ATACTCTGAGAGTTTGTATGCCCTTTTATCAATTGGAGGATTATGTCACCTTATGTCCGGTGCAAAGAATTTGTCTACACTTTGGCTTGCTCTCTCTGTATTAGCAAGGTCAAATGGGGTGCTTAATGCAGGCTATATTGGTTTCCAGATGATGCATCAGGCTTATGATGCTGCCTTTTACAAGAAGCGGTTTTAT TTGGCTGTACAAATACTTCTTGCAGGAGCATTCCGTTGTTTATGCATATGCCTACCGTTGTTCATTTTCCAAGCATATGGATATTTTAATATTTGCCACGGTCGTTCCGCAGATGAACAAAGGCCTTGGTGCAAGAACAGAGTTCCTATGGTGTACAATTTTATTCAAAGTTATTACTG GGGAGTAgggtttttaaaatattttaaagtaaAGCAATTACCAAACTTCTTACTTGCGGCCCCGATATTGTCACTAGCACTTGCTTCAATAATTTATTATGTGAAGCTAAGATATGTTATTTTCATCACACTTGGTTTCCGAGGTTTCAAAGCCCCTCCTGTGGATAAAAGTTCTTCTCCTTTTCAACTTTACTCGGAGTTAGATACACTGTCAAGAAATTCTaatattacaagtggaaatacATCTAAAATTACCCAAG GTAATGATAGAAAGCATCCCAAGGTGGCAATAAATGATGGTCAATACAGGAAAATTGACTCTTTAG ATAACGGTTTAATTTGGCTCTGTGCTTCCTAA
- the LOC141683767 gene encoding uncharacterized protein LOC141683767 isoform X2 has translation MTNEFSTRDNRVVMKIAIGSRLLLLTLIVFWRSLVSPYDTSASINPSCLSSPNNQSYIVKFPYIASVIEDSIVWDGVYYVRTAQCGYEYEQSYAFWPLLPFCIFVLSKSVFAPLVPLVGYRAVLGLSGYVLNNMAFVFAATYFHRLSVIVLKDKVAAMRASTLFCFNPASIFFSSIYSESLYALLSIGGLCHLMSGAKNLSTLWLALSVLARSNGVLNAGYIGFQMMHQAYDAAFYKKRFYLAVQILLAGAFRCLCICLPLFIFQAYGYFNICHGRSADEQRPWCKNRVPMVYNFIQSYYWGVGFLKYFKVKQLPNFLLAAPILSLALASIIYYVKLRYVIFITLGFRGFKAPPVDKSSSPFQLYSELDTLSRNSNITSGNTSKITQENQTLRWRRPAVRENDLSKLPSEYRSLDKEEYLTLTLLPFVLHLGFMAGVAFLVMHVQVATRFLSANPPLYWFATSLPALSKNGKRWGYLIWAYCAAYILLGSLLFSNFYPFT, from the exons AAATTGCAATTGGATCAAGATTGTTATTATTGACCCTTATTGTTTTTTGGCGGTCTCTTGTCTCTCCGTACGATACATCTGCATCTATAAATCCTAGTTGCCTTTCTTCACCAAACAATCAATCATATATTGTCAAATTTCCGTACATTGCTTCGGTAATTGAAGATAGCATTGTTTGGGATGGCGTTTACTATGTTCGTACCGCGCAGTGTGGTTACGAATACGAGCAGTCTTATGCCTTCTGGCCATTGCTTCCTTTCTGCATTTTCGTGTTATCGAAAAGTG TTTTTGCTCCCTTAGTTCCACTTGTTGGATACAGGGCTGTGCTTGGCTTATCGGGTTATGTACTTAATAACATGGCATTTGTATTTGCGGCAACATATTTTCATAG GTTGTCAGTTATTGTGTTGAAGGATAAGGTGGCAGCAATGAGGGCATCAACATTGTTTTGCTTCAATCCAGCTTCCATATTTTTCTCATCAAT ATACTCTGAGAGTTTGTATGCCCTTTTATCAATTGGAGGATTATGTCACCTTATGTCCGGTGCAAAGAATTTGTCTACACTTTGGCTTGCTCTCTCTGTATTAGCAAGGTCAAATGGGGTGCTTAATGCAGGCTATATTGGTTTCCAGATGATGCATCAGGCTTATGATGCTGCCTTTTACAAGAAGCGGTTTTAT TTGGCTGTACAAATACTTCTTGCAGGAGCATTCCGTTGTTTATGCATATGCCTACCGTTGTTCATTTTCCAAGCATATGGATATTTTAATATTTGCCACGGTCGTTCCGCAGATGAACAAAGGCCTTGGTGCAAGAACAGAGTTCCTATGGTGTACAATTTTATTCAAAGTTATTACTG GGGAGTAgggtttttaaaatattttaaagtaaAGCAATTACCAAACTTCTTACTTGCGGCCCCGATATTGTCACTAGCACTTGCTTCAATAATTTATTATGTGAAGCTAAGATATGTTATTTTCATCACACTTGGTTTCCGAGGTTTCAAAGCCCCTCCTGTGGATAAAAGTTCTTCTCCTTTTCAACTTTACTCGGAGTTAGATACACTGTCAAGAAATTCTaatattacaagtggaaatacATCTAAAATTACCCAAG AAAATCAAACTCTTCGCTGGAGGAGACCTGCCGTCAGGGAAAATGATCTTTCCAAGCTTCCATCCGAATATCGTTCATTAGACAAGGAAGAATATTTGACGCTGACTCTTCTTCCCTTTGTTTTGCATTTGGGATTTATGGCAGGCGTTGCATTTTTGGTGATGCATGTGCAG GTTGCAACTCGTTTCTTGTCTGCTAACCCTCCTCTTTACTGGTTCGCCACTTCCTTACCGGCATTATCTAAAAATGGGAAAAGATGGGGATATCTGATTTGGGCTTACTGTGCAGCTTACATCCTTCTTGGCAGTCTGCTCTTCTCAAACTTCTATCCTTTTACTTAA
- the LOC141683767 gene encoding uncharacterized protein LOC141683767 isoform X3: MRDGRSCLSSPNNQSYIVKFPYIASVIEDSIVWDGVYYVRTAQCGYEYEQSYAFWPLLPFCIFVLSKSVFAPLVPLVGYRAVLGLSGYVLNNMAFVFAATYFHRLSVIVLKDKVAAMRASTLFCFNPASIFFSSIYSESLYALLSIGGLCHLMSGAKNLSTLWLALSVLARSNGVLNAGYIGFQMMHQAYDAAFYKKRFYLAVQILLAGAFRCLCICLPLFIFQAYGYFNICHGRSADEQRPWCKNRVPMVYNFIQSYYWGVGFLKYFKVKQLPNFLLAAPILSLALASIIYYVKLRYVIFITLGFRGFKAPPVDKSSSPFQLYSELDTLSRNSNITSGNTSKITQGNDRKHPKVAINDGQYRKIDSLENQTLRWRRPAVRENDLSKLPSEYRSLDKEEYLTLTLLPFVLHLGFMAGVAFLVMHVQVATRFLSANPPLYWFATSLPALSKNGKRWGYLIWAYCAAYILLGSLLFSNFYPFT, translated from the exons TTGCCTTTCTTCACCAAACAATCAATCATATATTGTCAAATTTCCGTACATTGCTTCGGTAATTGAAGATAGCATTGTTTGGGATGGCGTTTACTATGTTCGTACCGCGCAGTGTGGTTACGAATACGAGCAGTCTTATGCCTTCTGGCCATTGCTTCCTTTCTGCATTTTCGTGTTATCGAAAAGTG TTTTTGCTCCCTTAGTTCCACTTGTTGGATACAGGGCTGTGCTTGGCTTATCGGGTTATGTACTTAATAACATGGCATTTGTATTTGCGGCAACATATTTTCATAG GTTGTCAGTTATTGTGTTGAAGGATAAGGTGGCAGCAATGAGGGCATCAACATTGTTTTGCTTCAATCCAGCTTCCATATTTTTCTCATCAAT ATACTCTGAGAGTTTGTATGCCCTTTTATCAATTGGAGGATTATGTCACCTTATGTCCGGTGCAAAGAATTTGTCTACACTTTGGCTTGCTCTCTCTGTATTAGCAAGGTCAAATGGGGTGCTTAATGCAGGCTATATTGGTTTCCAGATGATGCATCAGGCTTATGATGCTGCCTTTTACAAGAAGCGGTTTTAT TTGGCTGTACAAATACTTCTTGCAGGAGCATTCCGTTGTTTATGCATATGCCTACCGTTGTTCATTTTCCAAGCATATGGATATTTTAATATTTGCCACGGTCGTTCCGCAGATGAACAAAGGCCTTGGTGCAAGAACAGAGTTCCTATGGTGTACAATTTTATTCAAAGTTATTACTG GGGAGTAgggtttttaaaatattttaaagtaaAGCAATTACCAAACTTCTTACTTGCGGCCCCGATATTGTCACTAGCACTTGCTTCAATAATTTATTATGTGAAGCTAAGATATGTTATTTTCATCACACTTGGTTTCCGAGGTTTCAAAGCCCCTCCTGTGGATAAAAGTTCTTCTCCTTTTCAACTTTACTCGGAGTTAGATACACTGTCAAGAAATTCTaatattacaagtggaaatacATCTAAAATTACCCAAG GTAATGATAGAAAGCATCCCAAGGTGGCAATAAATGATGGTCAATACAGGAAAATTGACTCTTTAG AAAATCAAACTCTTCGCTGGAGGAGACCTGCCGTCAGGGAAAATGATCTTTCCAAGCTTCCATCCGAATATCGTTCATTAGACAAGGAAGAATATTTGACGCTGACTCTTCTTCCCTTTGTTTTGCATTTGGGATTTATGGCAGGCGTTGCATTTTTGGTGATGCATGTGCAG GTTGCAACTCGTTTCTTGTCTGCTAACCCTCCTCTTTACTGGTTCGCCACTTCCTTACCGGCATTATCTAAAAATGGGAAAAGATGGGGATATCTGATTTGGGCTTACTGTGCAGCTTACATCCTTCTTGGCAGTCTGCTCTTCTCAAACTTCTATCCTTTTACTTAA
- the LOC141682821 gene encoding gamma-glutamyl peptidase 5-like — protein MGGKRYGVLLCAEDSEYVKTKYGGYFGVFVEMLAEEGETWDMFRVVAGEFPDDEDIELYDGFVITGSCNDAHGNDVWICKLLNLINKLNFMKKRLLGICFGHQILGRALGGRIGRANSGWDIGITTIYLSSPMHTSSSSSKVFPSTFDVPSAMSVIECHQDEMLELPPKAEVMAWSNKTGIEMFKHGDNIMGIQGHPEYTKDILLHLVDRLLQRNLISEDYANDVKARMDAGEPDRKALKQLCTSFFKGRL, from the exons ATGGGTGGAAAAAGGTATGGTGTTCTGTTATGTGCAGAGGACTCTGAATACGTCAAGACAAAATACGGAGGTTACTTTGGTGTTTTTGTGGAAATGCtagctgaggaaggagaaacaTGGGACATGTTCCGTGTCGTCGCAGGAGAATTCCCCGACGACGAGGACATCGAGCTTTACGATGGCTTTGTGATCACCGGAAGCTGCAATGATGCTCATGGAAATGATGTTTGGATATGCAAGCTACTCAATCTGATCAATAAGTTGAATTTCATGAAAAAAAGACTTCTGGGAATTTGTTTCGGACACCAG ATACTGGGACGTGCATTAGGAGGAAGGATTGGAAGGGCAAACTCAGGATGGGACATTGGAATCACAACTATCTATCTGTCATCGCCAATGCATACCTCTTCCTCGTCTTCCAAGGTCTTTCCTTCAACATTCGACGTGCCTTCTGCAATGTCCGTGATCGAATGCCATCAGGATGAG ATGTTAGAGCTTCCTCCTAAAGCAGAGGTGATGGCATGGTCGAATAAGACAGGGATAGAGATGTTCAAACATGGTGATAATATCATGGGCATTCAAGGTCATCCTGAGTACACTAAGGATATTCTTCTCCACCTTGTCGATCGCCTTCTACAGCGCAACTTAATCTCG GAGGATTATGCTAATGACGTGAAAGCGAGGATGGATGCAGGTGAACCAGATCGAAAGGCACTGAAACAATTGTGCACCAGTTTTTTCAAGGGGAGATTGTGA
- the LOC141683767 gene encoding uncharacterized protein LOC141683767 isoform X1, producing the protein MTNEFSTRDNRVVMKIAIGSRLLLLTLIVFWRSLVSPYDTSASINPSCLSSPNNQSYIVKFPYIASVIEDSIVWDGVYYVRTAQCGYEYEQSYAFWPLLPFCIFVLSKSVFAPLVPLVGYRAVLGLSGYVLNNMAFVFAATYFHRLSVIVLKDKVAAMRASTLFCFNPASIFFSSIYSESLYALLSIGGLCHLMSGAKNLSTLWLALSVLARSNGVLNAGYIGFQMMHQAYDAAFYKKRFYLAVQILLAGAFRCLCICLPLFIFQAYGYFNICHGRSADEQRPWCKNRVPMVYNFIQSYYWGVGFLKYFKVKQLPNFLLAAPILSLALASIIYYVKLRYVIFITLGFRGFKAPPVDKSSSPFQLYSELDTLSRNSNITSGNTSKITQGNDRKHPKVAINDGQYRKIDSLENQTLRWRRPAVRENDLSKLPSEYRSLDKEEYLTLTLLPFVLHLGFMAGVAFLVMHVQVATRFLSANPPLYWFATSLPALSKNGKRWGYLIWAYCAAYILLGSLLFSNFYPFT; encoded by the exons AAATTGCAATTGGATCAAGATTGTTATTATTGACCCTTATTGTTTTTTGGCGGTCTCTTGTCTCTCCGTACGATACATCTGCATCTATAAATCCTAGTTGCCTTTCTTCACCAAACAATCAATCATATATTGTCAAATTTCCGTACATTGCTTCGGTAATTGAAGATAGCATTGTTTGGGATGGCGTTTACTATGTTCGTACCGCGCAGTGTGGTTACGAATACGAGCAGTCTTATGCCTTCTGGCCATTGCTTCCTTTCTGCATTTTCGTGTTATCGAAAAGTG TTTTTGCTCCCTTAGTTCCACTTGTTGGATACAGGGCTGTGCTTGGCTTATCGGGTTATGTACTTAATAACATGGCATTTGTATTTGCGGCAACATATTTTCATAG GTTGTCAGTTATTGTGTTGAAGGATAAGGTGGCAGCAATGAGGGCATCAACATTGTTTTGCTTCAATCCAGCTTCCATATTTTTCTCATCAAT ATACTCTGAGAGTTTGTATGCCCTTTTATCAATTGGAGGATTATGTCACCTTATGTCCGGTGCAAAGAATTTGTCTACACTTTGGCTTGCTCTCTCTGTATTAGCAAGGTCAAATGGGGTGCTTAATGCAGGCTATATTGGTTTCCAGATGATGCATCAGGCTTATGATGCTGCCTTTTACAAGAAGCGGTTTTAT TTGGCTGTACAAATACTTCTTGCAGGAGCATTCCGTTGTTTATGCATATGCCTACCGTTGTTCATTTTCCAAGCATATGGATATTTTAATATTTGCCACGGTCGTTCCGCAGATGAACAAAGGCCTTGGTGCAAGAACAGAGTTCCTATGGTGTACAATTTTATTCAAAGTTATTACTG GGGAGTAgggtttttaaaatattttaaagtaaAGCAATTACCAAACTTCTTACTTGCGGCCCCGATATTGTCACTAGCACTTGCTTCAATAATTTATTATGTGAAGCTAAGATATGTTATTTTCATCACACTTGGTTTCCGAGGTTTCAAAGCCCCTCCTGTGGATAAAAGTTCTTCTCCTTTTCAACTTTACTCGGAGTTAGATACACTGTCAAGAAATTCTaatattacaagtggaaatacATCTAAAATTACCCAAG GTAATGATAGAAAGCATCCCAAGGTGGCAATAAATGATGGTCAATACAGGAAAATTGACTCTTTAG AAAATCAAACTCTTCGCTGGAGGAGACCTGCCGTCAGGGAAAATGATCTTTCCAAGCTTCCATCCGAATATCGTTCATTAGACAAGGAAGAATATTTGACGCTGACTCTTCTTCCCTTTGTTTTGCATTTGGGATTTATGGCAGGCGTTGCATTTTTGGTGATGCATGTGCAG GTTGCAACTCGTTTCTTGTCTGCTAACCCTCCTCTTTACTGGTTCGCCACTTCCTTACCGGCATTATCTAAAAATGGGAAAAGATGGGGATATCTGATTTGGGCTTACTGTGCAGCTTACATCCTTCTTGGCAGTCTGCTCTTCTCAAACTTCTATCCTTTTACTTAA